CCGTTCCTGATCCGGTTGAAGGTGTCGGCGCTGGTGGCCGTGGTCGTGTCGTCGCCGGTGTGGTTCTACCAGATCTGGGGCTTCGTGACCCCGGGGCTGCGGCGCAACGAGCGGAAGTGGTCGCTGGCGTTCGTGCTGACCGCGGTGCCGTTGTTCCTCCTCGGTGCGGTGCTCGCCTACCTGGTGATGTCGAAGGGCCTCGCCCTTCTCCTCTCCTTCGTACCGGACGAGTACGGCACGCTGATCGGCATCGATCAGTACATGACCTACACCGCCGCCATGATCGCGATCTTCGGCGTGGCGTTCGAGCTGCCGCTGCTGATCCTGCTGCTCAACCTCGCCGGCGTGCTGACGTTCGCCAGGCTCAAGCAGTGGCAGCGCCGCGCCATCCTGCTGATCTTCGTGTTCGCCGCGGTCGCCACGCCCAGCCAGGACCCGTTCAGCATGCTCGCCCTGGGCCTGTCGATGACGGTCCTGTTCGAGGCGTCGGTGCTGCTCGCGTACCTCAACGACCGGCGTCGCGGCGTCGGCAGCGTCGAGGCTGCCTACGACGAGCTCGACGACGACCAGGCCTCCCCCCTGGAGATGAACCGCACGGACGCCTGACCCGCGCTCGTGGTGAACCGGCCGCCGAACGCGACCTGAGCGCACTGGAGAAAGAGGACTGGTCACGGGCTGTCTCCCCACCGACGGGCGGATAGAGTCCGGCCATGCGTTCCGAGGCGGTGCTGCTGGTCAACCCCACGTCAGGCAAGGGCCACGGCCTGCGGGTGGCCAGGGAGGCCGCCGACCGGCTCAGGGGGGCCGGGGTGTCCGTGCGCATGGTGCAGGGTCGTGACGCCGACGAGGCGCTCGACGTGGCACGCAAGGTCGCCGGCGAGGAGCCGGAGATGCTGGTCGCGGTGGGTGGCGACGGCCTCCTCCATCTGGCGGTGCAGGCGCTGGCCGGCACCGAGGTCCCGCTCGGCCTCGTCCCCGCCGGGACGGGCAACGACGTCGCGCGGGCGCTCGACGTGCCGGTCGACACCGCCGAAGCGACCGCGACCCTGCTCGCCGGCCGGGTCCGTACGATCGACCTCGGCCGGGTGGGAGCGGAGTACTTCGCCGGGGTGCTGTACGCGGGGTTCGACTCCGCGGTCAACGAGCGCACCAACACGATGCGCTGGCCGCGCGGCCGGATGCGGTACAACGTGGCGATCGCGCTCGAGCTGCGCGCGTTCCGGCCGTTGCGGTTCCTGCTGGAGCTCGACGGTGAGGAGCGGCAGCTCGAGGCGATGTTCGTGTCCGTCGGCAACACCGGGCAGTACGGCGGGGGTCTGCGGATCTGTCCCGATGCTGTGCCCGACGACGGGTTGTTCCACGTGACGGTGATCGCGCCGGTGCCCCGTCGGGTCGTGCCGCTCCTCATGCCGAAGCTGTACAAGGGCACCCACGTCGATCACCCCGCGGTCAGCACGTACACGGCGCGCCGGGTCGGTCTCGCGTCCGCGGGGGTGCTGGCGTACGCCGACGGCGAGCGCGTCGGGCCGCTGCCGGTCCACTGCGAGGTCGTCCCGAACGCACTGCGGGTCATCACCCCTTAGTGTCCACTAGGCTGGAGCGGTGACCTCTCCCGCGGAGCGGTATGCCGCTGCCCAGCGGAGGGCCGTCGAAGCCAGGACGACGCTGGGCCGGTTCAAGCAGCTCTACGACTTCGGCCTCGACCCGTTCCAGGTCGAGGCGTGCGAGGCGCTCGAGGACGGACGTGGTGTCCTCGTGGCCGCCCCGACCGGCGCCGGCAAGACCGTCGTCGGCGAGTTCGCGGTCCACCTCGCGCTCGAGACCGGCACGAAGTGCTTCTACACCACGCCGATCAAGGCACTGTCGAACCAGAAGTACGCCGACCTCGTCCGCCGGCACGGCGCCGGCGCGGTCGGCCTGCTGACCGGCGACAACAGCATCAACGGCGAGGCACCCGTCGTCGTGATGACCACCGAGGTGCTCCGCAACATGCTGTACGCCGGCTCTGGCACGCTACGCGGTCTCAGCTACGTCGTGATGGACGAGGTGCACTACCTGTCCGACCGCTTCCGGGGCGCCGTGTGGGAGGAGTGCATCATCCACCTCCCCGAGTCCGTGCGGCTGGTCGCGCTGTCGGCGACCGTGAGCAACGCCGAGGAGTTCGGCGAGTGGCTCAAGGAGGTGCGCGGCGAGACCGACGTCGTCGTCGAGGAGAAGCGGCCCGTCCCGTTGTGGCAGCATGTGCTCGCCGGGAACAGGCTGTACGACCTCTTCGTGGACGCCGGCGAGAAGAAGGTCAACCCCGACCTGGTCAGGCTCGCGCGCGACGACTCCCGGTCGTCGCGGTGGGAGCGCGGCGGGGGACGCGGTCGCGGCGGACGCGGCCGCGGCAGGCAGCACCGCGGCGCCCGGCGGTTCCGGCCGCCGAGCCGGATGCACGTGGTCGAGCGCCTCGACCGGCAGGGTCTGCTCCCCGCGATCTACTTCATCTTCAGCCGTGCCGGCTGCGACGCGGCCGTCCTGTCCTGCCTGTACGGCGGGCTGCGGCTCAACGACGCCGACGAGGCCGCCGCCGTACGGGCGTACGCGGAGGAGCGGTGCACCGACATCCCCGAGGAAGACCGCCAGGTGCTGGGGTTCGGCGAATGGCTCGAGGGCCTGACCCGCGGGATCGCCGCGCACCATGCGGGCATGCTGCCGACGTTCAAGGAGGTCACCGAGACCCTCTTCGCGCGCGGCCTGATCAAGGCCGTGTTCGCCACCGAGACCCTGGCGCTCGGGGTCAACATGCCGGCCAGGTCGGTGGTGCTGGAGCAGCTGCGGAAGTGGAACGGCGAGACCCACGCCGACATCACGCCGGGGGAGTACACCCAGCTGACCGGGCGTGCGGGCCGGCGCGGGATCGACGTCGAGGGCCACGGGGTCGTGCTGTTCAACCCCGACCTCGAACCCGAGGCGCTCGGCGGGCTCGCGAGCACGCGGACGTATCCGCTGCGGTCGAGCTTCCGGCCCTCGTACAACATGGCGGTCAACCTCGTCGGCCAGGTGGGGCGTGACCGTGCCCGCACGATGCTCGAGGAGAGCTTCGCCCAGTTCCAGGCAGACCGCGCCGTGGTCGGTCTCGCCAGGAAGGTCAGCCGCAACGAGGAGGCGCTGCGCGGCTACGAGCAGGCGATGCACTGCGAGCTCGGCGACTTCGCCGAGTACGCCGCCCTGCGCCGTGAGCTGTCCGACCGCGAGTCGCGCCAGGCCAGGGAGTCCGCCGCCCAGCGGCGCGCCGCGGCGGCGGACTCGCTGGAGAAGCTCCGGCCGGGCGACGTGATCGTGGTGCCGGCCGGACGCCGGTCGGGTCTCGCCGTCGTCCTCGATCCCGGCAGGTCCGCGGGTCCCGACGAGCCGCGACCGGTCGTCCTGACCTCGGAGCGGCAGGTGAAGCGCCTGACGCTCGTCGACTTCCCCGTCCCCGTGGAGCCGCAGGGGCAGCTGCGCATCCCCAAGGGCTTCGACCGCCGGTCACCGCAGGCGCGCCGCGACCTGGTCGCCACGCTGCGGGCCAAGGGGTTCGACGTGACGGAGGCCAGGCAGGCCGCCCGTCGCCAACGTGACGGCGCCGATGACGGCGAGATCGGCCGACTGCGGGAGGGCCTGCGGTCCCACCCGTGCCACGGCTGCCCCGACCGGGAGGACCACGCACGCTGGGCCGAGCGGTACGCCCGGCTGCGCCGCGACACCGAGGGCCTGCAGCGCAGGGTGGAGGGACGCACCAACCTCATCGCCAGGACGTTCGACCGGGTCTGCGGCGTGCTCGACCGGCTCGGCTACCTCGTCGGCGACCAGGTCACCGCGGACGGCGAGCGCCTGGGCCGGCTCTACGCCGAGCTCGACCTGTTGACGTCCGAGTGCCTGCGTGAAGGGCTATGGACGAGCCTGTCGCCCGCCGACCTCGCGGCCTGCGTCTCCACGCTCGTCTTCGAGTCCCGGCAGTCCGACGACGCGGCGTCGCCGCGGCTGCCGCCCGGCGACGTCCGCGCGACCCTCGGCGCCATGGTGCGGCTGTGGGGCGAGCTGGAGGAGGTCGAGGGCGAGCACGGCGTGTCGTTCCAGCGGGAGCCCGACCTCGGGTTCTGCTGGGCGACGTACCGGTGGGCGTCCGGAGCGCGACTCGACACCGTCCTCGACGAGACGGGTCTGGCACCCGGCGACTTCGTCCGCTGGAGCAAGCAGGTGCTCGACCTGCTCGGCCAGGTGGCCGATGCGACCAGGGGCGGGGACGACACCGTCCACGACGCCGCGCGGGCCGCGGT
Above is a window of Streptosporangiales bacterium DNA encoding:
- the tatC gene encoding twin-arginine translocase subunit TatC, yielding MTLGEHLRELRNRLAIALLAILVLTIVAWFLYKPIFGFLTGPFCEMSGDAQVQPPPAGAIEDVGGTPGCPLYFTSIFQPFLIRLKVSALVAVVVSSPVWFYQIWGFVTPGLRRNERKWSLAFVLTAVPLFLLGAVLAYLVMSKGLALLLSFVPDEYGTLIGIDQYMTYTAAMIAIFGVAFELPLLILLLNLAGVLTFARLKQWQRRAILLIFVFAAVATPSQDPFSMLALGLSMTVLFEASVLLAYLNDRRRGVGSVEAAYDELDDDQASPLEMNRTDA
- a CDS encoding YegS/Rv2252/BmrU family lipid kinase; protein product: MRSEAVLLVNPTSGKGHGLRVAREAADRLRGAGVSVRMVQGRDADEALDVARKVAGEEPEMLVAVGGDGLLHLAVQALAGTEVPLGLVPAGTGNDVARALDVPVDTAEATATLLAGRVRTIDLGRVGAEYFAGVLYAGFDSAVNERTNTMRWPRGRMRYNVAIALELRAFRPLRFLLELDGEERQLEAMFVSVGNTGQYGGGLRICPDAVPDDGLFHVTVIAPVPRRVVPLLMPKLYKGTHVDHPAVSTYTARRVGLASAGVLAYADGERVGPLPVHCEVVPNALRVITP
- a CDS encoding DEAD/DEAH box helicase — protein: MTSPAERYAAAQRRAVEARTTLGRFKQLYDFGLDPFQVEACEALEDGRGVLVAAPTGAGKTVVGEFAVHLALETGTKCFYTTPIKALSNQKYADLVRRHGAGAVGLLTGDNSINGEAPVVVMTTEVLRNMLYAGSGTLRGLSYVVMDEVHYLSDRFRGAVWEECIIHLPESVRLVALSATVSNAEEFGEWLKEVRGETDVVVEEKRPVPLWQHVLAGNRLYDLFVDAGEKKVNPDLVRLARDDSRSSRWERGGGRGRGGRGRGRQHRGARRFRPPSRMHVVERLDRQGLLPAIYFIFSRAGCDAAVLSCLYGGLRLNDADEAAAVRAYAEERCTDIPEEDRQVLGFGEWLEGLTRGIAAHHAGMLPTFKEVTETLFARGLIKAVFATETLALGVNMPARSVVLEQLRKWNGETHADITPGEYTQLTGRAGRRGIDVEGHGVVLFNPDLEPEALGGLASTRTYPLRSSFRPSYNMAVNLVGQVGRDRARTMLEESFAQFQADRAVVGLARKVSRNEEALRGYEQAMHCELGDFAEYAALRRELSDRESRQARESAAQRRAAAADSLEKLRPGDVIVVPAGRRSGLAVVLDPGRSAGPDEPRPVVLTSERQVKRLTLVDFPVPVEPQGQLRIPKGFDRRSPQARRDLVATLRAKGFDVTEARQAARRQRDGADDGEIGRLREGLRSHPCHGCPDREDHARWAERYARLRRDTEGLQRRVEGRTNLIARTFDRVCGVLDRLGYLVGDQVTADGERLGRLYAELDLLTSECLREGLWTSLSPADLAACVSTLVFESRQSDDAASPRLPPGDVRATLGAMVRLWGELEEVEGEHGVSFQREPDLGFCWATYRWASGARLDTVLDETGLAPGDFVRWSKQVLDLLGQVADATRGGDDTVHDAARAAVGAMHRGVVAYTSVG